The Paraburkholderia acidisoli genome contains a region encoding:
- the clpA gene encoding ATP-dependent Clp protease ATP-binding subunit ClpA: MIAQELEVSLHMAFMEARQARHEFITVEHLLLALLDNPTAAEVLRACAANIEDLRQNLRNFIHDNTPTVPGTDDVDTQPTLGFQRVIQRAIMHVQSTSNGKKEVTGANVLVAIFGEKDSHAVYYLQQQGVTRLDVVNFISHGIAKTGTGEAAKASDANAEAEDAAGQKETPLAQFTQNLNQMAKDGRIDPLIGRELEVERVVQVLCRRRKNNPLLVGEAGVGKTAIAEGLAWRITRGEVPDILADAQVYSLDMGALLAGTKYRGDFEQRLKTVLKELKERPHAILFIDEIHTLIGAGAASGGTLDASNLLKPALSSGTLKCIGATTFTEYRGIFEKDAALSRRFQKVDVVEPTVEQTVAILRGLKSRFEEHHGVKYSSGALNAAAELSARFITDRHLPDKAIDVIDEAGAAQRILPKSKQKKTIGKSEIEEIISKIARVPAQSVSQDDRSKLQTLDRDLKAVVFGQDPAIDALSASIKMARAGLGKTDKPIGAFLFSGPTGVGKTEVARQLAFTLGIELIRFDMSEYMERHAVSRLIGAPPGYVGFDQGGLLTEAVTKKPHCVLLLDEIEKAHPDIFNVLLQVMDHGTLTDNNGRKADFRNVIIIMTTNAGAEAMNKSTIGFTTRREQGDEMADIKRLFTPEFRNRLDSTISFRALDEEIIMRVVDKFLMQLEDQLHEKKVDALFTDALRKHLAKHGFDPLMGARPMQRLIQDTIRRALADELLFGKLMNGGRVTVDVDAEDKIQLTFDENSAPPRNPNPEAIEVD, from the coding sequence ATGATTGCCCAGGAACTGGAAGTCAGCCTGCACATGGCGTTCATGGAAGCACGTCAGGCAAGGCACGAGTTCATCACAGTAGAGCATCTGCTCCTGGCGCTGTTGGACAATCCAACGGCGGCGGAAGTGCTGCGCGCGTGTGCCGCCAATATTGAAGACCTGCGACAGAACCTGCGCAACTTCATTCACGACAACACCCCCACGGTCCCCGGCACGGACGACGTCGATACGCAACCGACGCTCGGGTTCCAGCGTGTGATTCAGCGCGCGATCATGCACGTGCAGTCCACGTCGAATGGCAAGAAGGAAGTCACGGGCGCGAACGTGCTCGTCGCCATCTTCGGCGAGAAGGATTCGCACGCGGTGTACTACCTGCAACAGCAGGGCGTGACGCGTCTGGATGTCGTGAACTTCATTTCGCACGGTATCGCGAAGACCGGCACGGGCGAAGCCGCCAAGGCCAGCGACGCGAACGCCGAGGCGGAAGACGCGGCCGGCCAGAAGGAAACGCCGCTCGCGCAGTTCACGCAGAATCTGAACCAGATGGCGAAGGACGGTCGCATCGACCCGCTCATCGGCCGCGAACTCGAAGTCGAGCGCGTGGTGCAGGTGCTGTGCCGCCGCCGCAAGAACAATCCGCTGCTCGTGGGCGAAGCCGGCGTCGGCAAGACCGCGATCGCGGAAGGCCTCGCCTGGCGCATCACGCGCGGCGAAGTGCCGGACATTCTCGCCGACGCGCAGGTGTATTCGCTCGACATGGGCGCGCTGCTCGCGGGCACGAAATACCGCGGCGACTTCGAGCAACGTCTGAAGACGGTGCTCAAGGAGCTGAAGGAGCGTCCGCACGCCATTCTGTTCATCGACGAAATCCACACGCTGATCGGCGCGGGCGCGGCATCGGGCGGTACGCTCGACGCGTCCAACCTGCTCAAGCCGGCGCTCTCGTCGGGCACGCTCAAGTGCATTGGCGCGACCACGTTCACGGAATACCGCGGCATCTTCGAAAAAGACGCGGCGCTGTCGCGGCGTTTCCAGAAGGTCGACGTGGTCGAGCCGACGGTCGAACAGACCGTGGCGATCCTGCGTGGCCTGAAGTCGCGCTTCGAGGAGCATCACGGCGTGAAGTATTCGTCGGGTGCGCTGAACGCGGCGGCTGAGCTCTCCGCACGCTTCATCACCGACCGTCATCTGCCCGACAAGGCGATCGACGTGATCGACGAAGCGGGCGCGGCGCAACGCATCCTGCCGAAGTCGAAGCAGAAAAAGACCATCGGCAAGAGCGAGATCGAAGAGATCATCTCGAAGATCGCGCGCGTGCCGGCGCAGAGCGTGTCGCAGGACGACCGCAGCAAGCTGCAAACGCTGGACCGCGACCTCAAGGCCGTCGTGTTCGGCCAGGACCCCGCCATCGACGCGCTCTCCGCTTCGATCAAGATGGCGCGCGCGGGTCTCGGCAAGACCGACAAGCCGATCGGCGCGTTCCTGTTCTCGGGCCCGACGGGTGTCGGCAAGACCGAAGTGGCGCGGCAACTCGCGTTCACGCTCGGCATCGAGCTGATCCGCTTCGACATGTCCGAGTACATGGAGCGTCACGCGGTAAGCCGTTTGATCGGTGCGCCGCCGGGTTACGTGGGTTTCGATCAGGGCGGTTTGCTTACCGAAGCCGTCACGAAGAAGCCGCACTGCGTGCTGCTGCTCGACGAAATCGAGAAGGCGCATCCGGACATTTTCAACGTGCTGCTGCAGGTGATGGACCATGGCACGCTGACGGACAACAACGGCCGCAAGGCGGATTTCCGCAACGTCATCATCATCATGACGACGAATGCGGGTGCGGAGGCCATGAACAAGTCCACGATCGGTTTCACCACGCGCCGCGAGCAAGGCGACGAAATGGCCGACATCAAGCGCCTGTTCACGCCTGAATTCCGCAACCGGCTGGATTCGACCATCAGCTTCCGTGCGCTCGATGAGGAAATCATCATGCGCGTGGTCGACAAGTTCCTCATGCAGCTCGAAGACCAGCTGCACGAGAAGAAGGTCGATGCGTTGTTCACCGACGCGCTGCGCAAGCATCTCGCGAAGCACGGTTTCGACCCGCTCATGGGCGCGCGACCGATGCAACGCCTGATCCAGGACACGATCCGCCGTGCGCTCGCCGACGAACTGCTGTTCGGCAAGCTCATGAACGGCGGTCGCGTGACCGTGGACGTCGACGCGGAAGACAAGATCCAGCTCACGTTCGACGAGAACTCGGCGCCGCCGCGCAATCCGAATCCGGAAGCGATCGAAGTGGATTGA
- the clpS gene encoding ATP-dependent Clp protease adapter ClpS: MAIIPDKQDSTVLERQDQKTKPPSMYKVVLMNDDYTPMEFVVMVVQEYFNKDRETATQIMLKVHREGRGVCGVYTRDIASTKVEQVVTHARQAGHPLQCVMEEA; encoded by the coding sequence ATGGCGATTATCCCGGACAAGCAGGATTCAACGGTACTGGAGCGGCAGGATCAAAAGACGAAACCGCCCTCCATGTACAAGGTCGTGCTGATGAACGACGACTACACGCCGATGGAATTCGTCGTGATGGTCGTGCAGGAATATTTCAATAAAGACCGCGAGACCGCAACGCAGATCATGTTGAAGGTGCATCGCGAGGGCAGGGGAGTTTGTGGGGTCTATACGCGGGACATCGCGTCGACCAAGGTTGAGCAAGTCGTTACCCACGCACGGCAGGCCGGGCATCCGCTGCAGTGTGTGATGGAGGAAGCATGA
- the cspD gene encoding cold shock domain-containing protein CspD — MATGTVKWFNDAKGFGFITPDEGGEDLFAHFSAIQMNGFKTLKEGQKVSFEVVQGPKGKQASNIQAAA, encoded by the coding sequence ATGGCAACCGGTACGGTCAAGTGGTTCAACGACGCGAAGGGTTTCGGGTTCATCACGCCGGATGAAGGCGGCGAGGATCTGTTCGCTCACTTTTCGGCTATTCAAATGAATGGCTTCAAGACCCTCAAAGAAGGTCAGAAGGTGAGCTTCGAGGTCGTGCAAGGCCCGAAGGGTAAACAGGCATCGAACATTCAGGCAGCCGCCTGA
- a CDS encoding multicopper oxidase family protein, with translation MKRRAFLSGSASLIGAAVASVFARESLAQSVAQSISEPAHDSMHGMQAMPGMAPASSAMPASAPLAAVDALPAGAPLAALRTLANERREPGHFRATLVAQPAARPLLAGQAPTPFWQYDASGPGDTTGPVIGPMLDLQEGDNVEITFVNRLAQPSTIHWHGLPVPPDQDGNPMNPVAPGEQRVYRFTLPAGSAGTYWYHPHPHMQSAEQVFRGLAGPIVVRAADDPLAAWPERHLFVSDLKLAADGTIPANGMMDWMNGREGQFVLLNGAREPLIEVARDERWRVWNGCNARYVQLAFDDGRAFAQVGTDGGLLGAPREGVTSLLLAPGERAELIVRAAPRGAPGAQVALVAAQYDRKKMAMSHGSLPATPTQKLATVRFLAAGAEAQAPQAALPRRLRPIAPLLATSAKQKTPRKTVVFSEAMDMHAMHQPGASALAMPRGMQFMVNGATWSPSRVTFASRRGEVETWAIENRSDMDHPFHLHGTQFQVLAREQGGTIVEESLLAWRDTVNVRPGETVHIATVQREAGDRMFHCHILEHEDLGMMGVVRVS, from the coding sequence ATGAAACGCAGAGCGTTTTTGTCGGGCAGCGCGAGTCTGATCGGCGCGGCAGTGGCGTCGGTGTTCGCGCGCGAGTCGTTAGCGCAGTCGGTTGCACAGTCGATCTCAGAACCAGCCCATGATTCGATGCATGGCATGCAGGCGATGCCGGGCATGGCGCCGGCCTCGTCCGCAATGCCCGCGTCCGCGCCGCTCGCCGCCGTGGACGCGTTGCCGGCCGGCGCGCCGCTCGCCGCGCTGCGCACGCTCGCCAACGAGCGCCGCGAGCCCGGGCATTTCCGCGCGACGCTGGTTGCTCAACCGGCCGCGCGGCCGTTGCTCGCGGGCCAGGCGCCGACCCCGTTCTGGCAATACGACGCGAGCGGGCCGGGCGATACAACGGGTCCCGTGATCGGTCCGATGCTCGACCTGCAGGAAGGCGACAACGTCGAGATCACCTTCGTCAATCGGCTCGCGCAACCGTCCACGATTCACTGGCATGGCCTGCCCGTACCGCCCGATCAGGACGGCAATCCGATGAATCCGGTCGCGCCGGGCGAGCAGCGCGTCTATCGCTTCACGTTGCCGGCGGGCAGCGCGGGCACCTACTGGTACCACCCGCATCCGCACATGCAGAGCGCCGAGCAGGTGTTTCGCGGGCTCGCCGGACCGATCGTCGTGCGCGCCGCCGACGACCCGCTCGCCGCATGGCCCGAGCGGCATCTCTTCGTGAGCGACCTCAAGCTCGCCGCCGACGGCACGATTCCCGCGAACGGCATGATGGACTGGATGAACGGCCGCGAAGGTCAGTTCGTGCTCCTGAATGGTGCGCGCGAGCCGCTGATCGAAGTGGCGCGCGACGAACGCTGGCGCGTGTGGAACGGCTGCAACGCGCGCTACGTGCAACTCGCGTTCGACGACGGCCGCGCATTCGCGCAGGTCGGCACCGACGGCGGTTTGCTCGGCGCGCCGCGCGAGGGCGTCACGTCGCTGTTGCTCGCGCCGGGCGAGCGTGCCGAACTGATCGTGCGCGCGGCGCCGCGGGGCGCGCCCGGGGCGCAGGTTGCGCTGGTCGCCGCGCAGTACGACCGCAAGAAAATGGCGATGTCGCACGGCAGCCTGCCCGCCACGCCGACGCAGAAGCTGGCGACCGTGCGCTTCCTGGCCGCCGGCGCCGAAGCGCAAGCGCCGCAGGCAGCGCTGCCGCGGCGTCTGCGCCCGATCGCGCCGCTGCTCGCGACATCGGCGAAACAGAAAACCCCACGCAAAACGGTGGTATTCAGCGAAGCCATGGACATGCACGCGATGCACCAGCCGGGTGCGTCTGCACTGGCCATGCCCCGGGGCATGCAGTTCATGGTGAATGGCGCGACCTGGTCGCCGTCGCGCGTGACGTTCGCGAGCCGGCGCGGCGAAGTGGAAACGTGGGCTATCGAAAACCGTTCGGACATGGATCATCCGTTTCATCTGCACGGCACGCAGTTTCAGGTACTGGCGCGCGAGCAGGGCGGCACGATCGTGGAGGAGTCCTTGCTGGCGTGGCGCGACACGGTCAACGTGCGGCCCGGCGAGACGGTGCATATTGCAACGGTGCAGCGCGAGGCGGGCGACCGCATGTTCCATTGCCATATCCTCGAACATGAGGATCTCGGCATGATGGGCGTCGTGCGTGTGAGCTGA
- the icd gene encoding NADP-dependent isocitrate dehydrogenase, which yields MPYQHIQVPTGGEKITVNPDFSLNVPDRPIIPFIEGDGVGVDVTPVMIKVVDAAVEKSYGGKRKIHWMEIYAGDKATRVYGPDVWLPEETVDAVKDYVVSIKGPLTTPVGGGIRSLNVTLRQTLDLYVCLRPVRYFKGVPSPLREPEKTDMVIFRENSEDIYAGVEWPAESEGAKKLIKFLREEMGAKIRFPDTSGIGIKPVSREGTERLVRKAIQYAIDNERRSVTLVHKGNIMKFTEGAFRDYGYALAQKEFGAELIDGGPWMKIKSPKTGADIIVKDVIADAFLQQILQRPAEYDVIATLNLNGDYISDAAAAQVGGMGIAPGANLSDSIAIFEATHGTAPKYAGKDYVNPGSEILSAEMMLRHLGWTEAADLIIESMEKSIQEKRVTYDFARLMEGATQVSCSGFGQVMIDNM from the coding sequence ATGCCGTATCAGCACATCCAGGTTCCGACCGGCGGTGAGAAGATCACCGTCAATCCGGATTTTTCGCTCAACGTTCCCGACCGGCCGATCATTCCGTTTATCGAAGGCGACGGCGTGGGCGTCGACGTCACGCCGGTCATGATCAAGGTGGTGGATGCGGCGGTCGAGAAATCGTACGGCGGCAAGCGCAAGATTCACTGGATGGAAATCTACGCGGGCGACAAGGCAACGCGCGTGTACGGCCCGGACGTCTGGCTGCCCGAGGAAACCGTCGACGCCGTGAAGGACTACGTCGTGTCGATCAAGGGCCCGCTCACCACGCCGGTGGGCGGCGGCATTCGCTCGCTCAACGTCACGCTGCGCCAGACGCTCGATCTCTACGTGTGCCTGCGCCCGGTGCGCTACTTCAAGGGCGTGCCTTCGCCGCTGCGCGAGCCGGAAAAGACCGACATGGTGATCTTCCGCGAGAACTCGGAAGACATCTACGCGGGCGTCGAATGGCCCGCCGAATCCGAGGGCGCGAAGAAGCTCATCAAGTTTCTGCGTGAAGAGATGGGCGCGAAGATCCGCTTCCCGGATACTTCCGGCATCGGCATCAAGCCCGTGTCGCGCGAAGGCACGGAGCGTCTCGTGCGCAAGGCGATCCAGTATGCGATCGACAACGAACGCCGCTCGGTCACGCTCGTGCACAAGGGCAACATCATGAAGTTCACCGAAGGCGCGTTCCGCGACTACGGTTATGCGCTCGCGCAGAAAGAATTCGGCGCGGAACTCATCGACGGCGGTCCGTGGATGAAGATCAAGAGTCCGAAAACGGGCGCGGACATCATCGTGAAGGACGTGATCGCCGACGCCTTCCTGCAGCAGATCCTGCAACGCCCGGCGGAATACGACGTGATCGCCACGCTGAACCTGAACGGCGACTACATCTCCGACGCGGCGGCGGCACAAGTGGGCGGCATGGGCATCGCGCCGGGCGCGAATCTTTCGGATTCCATCGCGATCTTCGAAGCGACGCACGGCACGGCGCCGAAGTACGCGGGCAAGGACTACGTGAATCCGGGCTCGGAAATTCTCTCGGCGGAAATGATGCTGCGTCACCTCGGCTGGACCGAGGCGGCGGATCTCATCATCGAGTCGATGGAAAAGTCGATCCAGGAAAAGCGCGTGACGTACGACTTCGCGCGCCTGATGGAAGGCGCGACGCAGGTGTCGTGCTCGGGCTTCGGCCAGGTGATGATCGACAATATGTGA
- a CDS encoding pseudouridine synthase yields MRLIALNKPFGTICQFSPHETRQSLADFVKVPGVYPAGRLDSDSEGLLLLTDDGALQARIAEPRRKLVKRYWAQVEGAPDAQALATLEGGVDLGDFVTQPCQARVIDEPQHLWPRNPPIRYRAAIPATWVEIAISEGKNRQVRRMTAAVGYPTLRLVRVAIGSLDIFSLGLAPGESRDVPSDAPWQRTASKHK; encoded by the coding sequence ATGCGATTGATCGCACTCAACAAACCGTTCGGCACGATCTGCCAGTTCTCGCCGCACGAAACGCGGCAGTCGCTCGCGGACTTCGTGAAGGTGCCGGGTGTGTATCCGGCCGGCCGCCTCGACTCCGACAGCGAAGGGTTGCTGCTGCTCACCGACGACGGCGCGTTGCAGGCGCGCATCGCGGAGCCGCGTCGCAAACTCGTGAAGCGCTATTGGGCACAAGTGGAAGGCGCACCCGATGCGCAGGCGCTCGCCACACTCGAAGGCGGCGTCGATCTCGGCGACTTCGTGACGCAACCGTGTCAGGCCCGCGTGATCGACGAACCGCAACACCTGTGGCCGCGCAATCCGCCCATTCGCTATCGCGCCGCGATTCCCGCCACGTGGGTGGAGATCGCGATCAGCGAAGGCAAGAACCGTCAGGTGCGACGCATGACCGCTGCGGTCGGCTATCCCACACTGCGTCTCGTGCGCGTTGCGATCGGCTCGCTCGATATTTTTTCGTTGGGCCTCGCGCCCGGTGAAAGCCGCGACGTACCCAGCGACGCGCCATGGCAACGCACGGCTTCGAAACACAAGTGA
- a CDS encoding DUF192 domain-containing protein — MRFSLRPLLVRCALAIAMPLAACAAFTFATAATSGVAHAQQMPPGAKQPSEFPRVKLTAGMFVIDAAVAANDPDREQGLMYRTQLAPNEGMLFVFNENAVHCFWMKNTLIPLSIAFMRADGTVTDIDEMDAETTNNHCPRNNGVYALEMSKGWFTSKGIKPGMKIQGLPPQQ, encoded by the coding sequence GTGCGATTTTCCCTGCGCCCGCTACTCGTGCGCTGCGCGCTCGCCATTGCGATGCCGCTTGCCGCCTGCGCGGCCTTCACGTTCGCGACCGCCGCGACCTCGGGCGTCGCGCATGCCCAGCAAATGCCGCCCGGCGCCAAACAGCCCAGCGAATTTCCGCGCGTGAAACTCACGGCGGGCATGTTCGTGATCGACGCGGCCGTGGCCGCCAACGACCCGGATCGCGAGCAAGGTCTCATGTATCGCACGCAACTCGCACCGAACGAAGGCATGCTGTTCGTCTTCAACGAAAACGCGGTGCACTGCTTCTGGATGAAGAACACGCTGATCCCGCTCTCGATCGCCTTCATGCGCGCCGACGGCACCGTGACCGACATCGACGAGATGGACGCCGAAACGACCAACAACCACTGCCCGCGCAACAACGGCGTCTACGCGCTGGAAATGAGCAAAGGCTGGTTCACGTCGAAGGGCATCAAGCCCGGCATGAAGATTCAAGGCCTGCCGCCGCAGCAATAA
- the fusA gene encoding elongation factor G produces MPRKTPIERYRNIGISAHIDAGKTTTTERILFYTGVNHKLGEVHDGAATMDWMEQEQERGITITSAATTAFWKGMAGNYPEHRINIIDTPGHVDFTIEVERSMRVLDGACMVYDSVGGVQPQSETVWRQANKYKVPRIAFVNKMDRIGADFFRVQRQIGERLKGVAVPIQIPVGAEDHFQGVVDLVKMKAIVWDDESQGVKFEYAEIPANLLETAKEWREKMVEAAAEADETLLEKYLEDHESLTEEEIKGALRKRTIANEIVPMLCGSAFKNKGVQAMLDAVIDYLPSPVDVPAILGHDLSDKEIERHPSDEEPFSALAFKIMTDPFVGQLIFFRVYSGVVESGDTVLNAIKEKKERLGRILQMHANERKEIKEVRAGDIAAAVGLKEATTGDTLCDPANPIVLERMIFPEPVISQAVEPKTKADQEKMGIALNRLAQEDPSFRVQTDEESGQTIISGMGELHLEILVDRMKREFGVEATVGKPQVAYRETVKNKVEDVEGKFVKQSGGRGQYGHAVITLEPQTPGKGYEFVDAIKGGVIPREFIPAVDKGIQETLKAGVLAGYPVVDTKVTLTFGSYHDVDSNENAFRMAGSMAFKEAMRKAKPILLEPMMAVEVETPEDFMGNVMGDLSSRRGIVQGMEDIAGGGGKIVRAEVPLSEMFGYSTSLRSLTQGRATYTMEFKHYSETPQNVAEAVINAKK; encoded by the coding sequence GTGCCTCGCAAGACCCCCATCGAGCGCTATCGAAACATCGGGATCAGTGCTCACATCGATGCCGGCAAAACCACCACGACCGAACGCATCCTCTTCTACACCGGTGTGAACCACAAGCTCGGTGAGGTGCACGACGGCGCGGCGACCATGGACTGGATGGAGCAGGAGCAGGAGCGCGGCATCACGATCACGTCGGCGGCCACCACGGCGTTCTGGAAAGGCATGGCCGGCAACTACCCCGAGCATCGCATCAACATCATCGACACGCCGGGGCACGTGGACTTCACGATCGAGGTCGAGCGCTCCATGCGCGTGCTCGACGGCGCGTGCATGGTCTACGACTCGGTCGGCGGCGTGCAGCCGCAGTCCGAAACCGTGTGGCGCCAGGCGAACAAGTACAAGGTGCCGCGCATCGCGTTCGTCAACAAGATGGACCGCATCGGCGCGGACTTCTTTCGCGTGCAGCGGCAGATCGGCGAGCGCCTCAAAGGCGTGGCGGTGCCGATCCAGATTCCGGTGGGCGCCGAAGATCACTTCCAGGGCGTGGTCGATCTCGTGAAGATGAAGGCGATCGTGTGGGACGACGAAAGCCAGGGCGTGAAGTTCGAATACGCCGAGATTCCCGCGAATCTCCTCGAGACCGCGAAAGAGTGGCGCGAAAAGATGGTCGAGGCCGCCGCCGAAGCCGACGAGACGCTGCTCGAAAAGTATCTCGAAGATCACGAGAGCCTGACCGAAGAGGAAATCAAGGGCGCGCTGCGCAAGCGCACGATCGCCAACGAAATCGTGCCGATGCTGTGCGGCAGCGCGTTCAAGAACAAGGGCGTGCAGGCGATGCTCGACGCCGTGATCGACTATCTGCCCTCGCCGGTGGACGTGCCCGCCATTCTCGGCCACGACCTGAGCGACAAGGAAATCGAGCGTCACCCGAGCGACGAAGAGCCGTTCTCGGCGCTCGCCTTCAAGATCATGACCGACCCGTTCGTCGGCCAGCTGATCTTCTTCCGCGTGTATTCGGGCGTGGTGGAATCGGGCGACACGGTGCTCAACGCGATCAAGGAAAAGAAGGAACGCCTTGGCCGCATCCTGCAGATGCACGCGAACGAGCGCAAGGAAATCAAGGAAGTGCGCGCGGGCGACATTGCCGCCGCCGTGGGTTTGAAGGAAGCCACCACGGGCGACACGCTGTGCGATCCGGCCAACCCGATCGTGCTCGAACGCATGATCTTCCCCGAGCCGGTGATCTCGCAGGCCGTGGAGCCGAAGACCAAGGCCGACCAGGAAAAGATGGGCATCGCGCTCAACCGCCTCGCGCAGGAAGATCCGTCGTTCCGTGTGCAGACCGACGAGGAATCCGGCCAGACCATCATCTCCGGCATGGGCGAGCTGCACCTGGAAATTCTCGTCGATCGCATGAAGCGCGAGTTCGGCGTGGAAGCGACCGTCGGCAAGCCGCAGGTGGCGTATCGCGAAACGGTGAAGAACAAGGTCGAGGATGTCGAAGGCAAGTTCGTCAAGCAGTCGGGCGGGCGCGGCCAGTACGGCCACGCGGTCATCACGCTCGAACCGCAGACGCCGGGCAAGGGCTACGAATTCGTCGATGCGATCAAGGGCGGCGTGATTCCGCGCGAGTTCATCCCGGCTGTCGACAAGGGCATCCAGGAAACGCTCAAGGCGGGCGTGCTCGCGGGCTATCCGGTCGTCGACACGAAGGTCACGCTCACGTTCGGCTCGTACCACGACGTGGACTCGAACGAAAACGCCTTCCGCATGGCCGGCTCGATGGCCTTCAAGGAAGCGATGCGCAAAGCCAAGCCGATCCTGCTCGAACCGATGATGGCCGTGGAAGTGGAAACGCCCGAGGACTTCATGGGCAACGTGATGGGCGATCTGTCGAGCCGCCGCGGCATCGTGCAGGGCATGGAAGACATCGCGGGCGGCGGCGGCAAGATCGTGCGCGCCGAAGTGCCGCTCTCGGAAATGTTCGGCTATTCCACGTCGCTGCGCTCGCTCACGCAAGGCCGCGCGACCTACACGATGGAGTTCAAGCACTACTCGGAAACGCCGCAGAACGTGGCGGAAGCCGTCATCAACGCGAAGAAGTAA
- a CDS encoding cupin domain-containing protein, giving the protein MSNEHGHDHPHDHPHGDEPGDHGAPDWREHGVQVIRGDQLDANTAQTPGMNRAAAINAARVGAQKIWAGTVTIHPNAKTGAHHHGALESVIYVVRGHARMRWGEHLEFTAEAGPGDFIFVPPYVPHQEINASTDDPLECVLVRSDNEAVVVNLNIDAVEAPETVYWVDPIHRHPHDH; this is encoded by the coding sequence ATGAGCAACGAACACGGCCACGACCATCCGCACGATCACCCTCATGGCGACGAACCCGGCGACCACGGCGCACCCGACTGGCGCGAACACGGCGTCCAGGTGATACGCGGCGACCAGCTCGACGCGAACACCGCGCAAACGCCCGGCATGAACCGAGCGGCCGCCATCAACGCGGCGCGCGTGGGCGCGCAGAAAATCTGGGCCGGCACCGTGACGATCCATCCGAACGCGAAGACGGGCGCGCATCATCACGGCGCGCTCGAAAGCGTGATCTACGTCGTGCGCGGCCACGCGCGCATGCGCTGGGGCGAGCATCTGGAGTTCACGGCGGAAGCGGGTCCCGGCGACTTCATCTTCGTGCCGCCCTACGTGCCGCACCAGGAAATCAACGCGAGCACCGACGATCCGCTCGAATGCGTGCTCGTGCGCAGCGACAACGAAGCCGTGGTCGTGAACCTGAACATCGACGCCGTGGAAGCGCCCGAAACCGTGTACTGGGTCGACCCGATCCATCGTCATCCTCACGATCACTGA
- a CDS encoding HoxN/HupN/NixA family nickel/cobalt transporter, with translation MTTPTHAPLRARLIPLYAGLLAANLGAWAWALIAFRHYPLLLGTALLAYGFGLRHAVDADHIAAIDAVTRKLMQQGKRPLGVGLAFSLGHSTIVIAATVGIALTALTLHGRFEQFHAIGATVGTLVSSLFLLVLAGVNLVILRDVWSRYRRAQRGDDTALAAAAHASAPAGLFSRALRPLFALVTKSWHMYPVGVLFGLGFDTATEIGLLAIAAAEAGKGLPIYSILVFPALFTAGMTLVDSTDNVLMVHAYGWAMDDPRRKLYYNASITFVSAMVAIVIGGVEALGLIGDTLGASGGVWSLVADLNDRFGEIGYGIVATFIACWIGSVLFHRWKRPAV, from the coding sequence ATGACGACGCCCACTCACGCCCCGCTGCGCGCCCGTTTGATTCCGCTCTACGCCGGCCTGCTCGCCGCCAATCTCGGCGCGTGGGCGTGGGCGCTGATCGCATTTCGCCACTACCCGCTGCTGCTCGGCACCGCCCTGCTCGCCTACGGCTTCGGCCTGCGCCACGCGGTGGACGCCGACCATATCGCCGCGATCGACGCCGTCACGCGCAAGCTCATGCAGCAAGGCAAGCGGCCGCTCGGCGTGGGGCTGGCGTTCTCGCTCGGGCATTCGACCATCGTGATTGCCGCGACCGTGGGCATCGCGCTCACGGCGCTCACGCTGCACGGCCGCTTCGAACAGTTTCATGCGATTGGCGCAACCGTCGGCACGCTGGTGTCGTCGCTCTTTCTGCTCGTGCTCGCGGGCGTGAACCTCGTGATCCTGCGCGATGTGTGGTCGCGCTACCGCCGCGCGCAACGCGGCGACGACACCGCGCTCGCCGCCGCAGCCCATGCGAGCGCGCCGGCCGGTCTGTTCTCGCGCGCGCTGCGCCCGCTGTTCGCGCTCGTCACGAAAAGCTGGCACATGTACCCCGTGGGCGTGCTGTTCGGACTCGGCTTCGACACGGCCACGGAAATCGGCCTGCTCGCCATCGCCGCGGCCGAAGCGGGCAAGGGTCTGCCGATCTACTCGATCCTCGTGTTTCCCGCGCTGTTCACGGCGGGCATGACGCTCGTGGATTCCACCGACAACGTGCTGATGGTGCACGCCTACGGCTGGGCCATGGACGATCCCCGGCGCAAGCTCTACTACAACGCGAGCATCACGTTCGTCTCGGCGATGGTGGCGATCGTGATCGGCGGCGTGGAAGCGCTCGGCCTGATCGGCGACACGCTCGGCGCGAGCGGCGGCGTGTGGTCGCTCGTCGCGGACCTGAACGACCGCTTTGGCGAGATCGGCTACGGCATCGTCGCCACCTTCATCGCGTGCTGGATCGGCTCGGTGCTGTTCCATCGCTGGAAGCGGCCCGCTGTCTGA